The region TCAGTGTTGATTTTCCCACATTTGTAACTCCAACAACGTAAACATCTTTGCCATTGCGGTATTTTTCAATTGCCTCAAACAGATTATTTACCTCATGTCGATTCTTAGCACTCGTTAATACTACGTCGATTGGTCGAATTCCATTTGCAAATGCCTGCTGTCGTAGCCATTCTTTCATTCTTGGACGTTTAAGGGATTTTGGTAGAATATCCTCTTTATTCCCGACTAACAACACCTCATTATCACCAATGAATCGATGCAGACCTGGAATTAGGCTTCCGTTAACGTCAAATAAATCCATAACATATACAATTAAAGAATCTGTTTCACTTATCTGACTGAGTAATCGTCTAAAGTCGTCATCAGTTAAGTTTACCGGTGCGATTTCATTGTAATGTCTAAGCCGGAAACAACGCTGACAATATAACTCTCCTGATTCGAGCCCCTTTCTTAAGGCTGATTCAGGTGTATAACCCAATTCATCGGGATTACTAGTCTGAATATGTGCGCCACAACCGATACAAACTAAGTCTTGATCAATTTGATCCATTATTTTTTAAGCCCCTGTTCCATTTCAATTCTGGATACTTTCTTTTTAAAATTATTTTTATAAATTGTTCCAAAAAACGATTAATTCGTGTATTCCATGCATCACTACCAACTAAGGGCTTGACTAATACCCCACGAACTTCAGCCATATTAGCGGAAACCATATCAGTAATTAGCTGATCCCCAACCATTATGACCCCTTTTCGATCTAGTTGATAATGCTTTATTGCCTTGTTAATTCCAAATGTTAACGGCTTCAATGCTCGAGATTCGAATGGAAGACCAAATTTTTCAACAGCTAGTTGGACACGGTGATGATTGTTATTTGAGACAACAATCACTTTAATTCCAGCCGTTCGCATCATATCGAACCAGTCTAACAGTTCTTGAGTTCCATCAGGATTATTCCAAGCAATTAACGTATTGTCTAAATCTGTTAAAACCGCTTCAACTCCATTGTTTTTTAAATCATCTGCGGATAAATCGTAAATTCGTTCGACCATCCAGGTTGGTTTGAAAATTGACATTTTATGCTTCTCCCAATTTACTACTGTCTTACCATTATAGTAAACTTTTTAGCACTTTGCATTTGCAAATCAATTTATTTTTAACTAAATGTTTTTTATATTATTATTTATATGTAAATAATTGAAAAGAGGAAACTCATATGAAGGCAATTGGCATTGAAAAATTTGGTACTCTAAACAACTTAAAAATACTCGAAATTCCGGAGCCTACACCAACAAAAGGACGTCTAATTGTTGCAGTACAGGCTTTTAGCTTGAATCCTTACGATTTAAAAATTATCGATGGATCACAATTAGCGGTCCGCCCTTTAAGCTTACCCTTGATTCCAGGAAGTGATGTTGCTGGAATTGTAATTGATAAAGATAGTTCTGTGACTGATTTTAATATTGGGGATAGGGTTGTTGGACGCTCTAATTTGGGTGGATATGCCGAAATTGCTTCTGTGCCACATCTAAGAGCTGCAAAAATTCCAGATAATGTTTCGTTTGAGACCGCTGCTTCTATCCCCAATGCAGGTGTCACAGCCTTTGACATCGTAAATGGTGCTTTATCTAAAGCAAAGTTTAATTCTGTTCTCATAAATGGGGTCTCAGGCGCTGTTGGGATAATCGCTGCGCAACTACTTCGTGAAAACGGCAAGTTAGTGAGTGGCGTCTTACACTCAACAAATAAACACCTCCAATCTGACTTAAACTTATCTGAAACAGCATTCTATGACATTCCGCAATCATTAGATAAATTAGGAAAATTTGATCTAATCATAAATACTGCACCAGATACCAATAAAATTAATTATCTAAACACCCACCTTAGTCTTAATGGCACAATTCTATCAACAACCGGGATTAGTCAGCTTTCCTCTGCTACGGAACTAATTGACTTCGATGATACAAAATACAAAATGAATCGCCAAGCATTGGAAAGTTTATTAAGCATGATCTCCAATAACCGCCTAAAAATTCCAATTGCTAATCAATCATCATTTAACGTTCTATCCGTTATTAATGATTTAAAACAATTAGAAGTGGCTCACAAACCCGGTAAATTTATTGTAACTATCTAGCAGTAATGCTGACTATTGATATAATTTTTTTCAATTCAATTAAAGCGAAAACGAGACATAAGTTGAGAATGGGACCACTTAGAAGTGATTTCACTTTTCGACTAGTGTCTCGTATTTTTTCCACCTAGTAGAATAGAAATAGGATTCCTTTTTGGATTTTGTCCTTGGCCTACGTTTTCCAATCTCAATATATAATTAAAGCGAGTTGAGGTTTAAACCTCAACTCGCTACGACTTAATCTATATTAATTTTTAGCAAAGACAACAATTACTCAACTATCGGACTATTTTCAATTTCTTCACCGGCATGTGGACCAGCATCTAAACGAACAATTCGATCAACGGTAATTACAACTGCAGCAAGAGGTGCAGGTAATTGTTTGTCAGCCGCATAGGCAGCTGAATCATCAAAAATTTTTCCATCCTTATAAATCGTTGCTTTTCCCTCAACTCTGATACCTTTTAGTCCAGGAAATGGATGAAACGCAACTGCAATTTTATGATTGTCATTCAAATTATGCCAAGCCTGACGCCCTGTCTCTTCATTATAAATCAAATGTGTATCATCTAAAACACGCATTGTTCCCTTAGGACCAACTTGTGGATTTCCATTTTCATCGACAGTCGCAATAAATGCAAAAGCTTGATCAATTAAATCCTTCATATCTGTTGTTAATTTTGCCATTACTTGTTACCCCCTACTTTTAGTAACTGATTATAGAACACATTAAAATCGTTTTCTACTAATAAGATTCCAGCTCAGATAAAAAGATAATTTATAGGACAAGGGGGGTATCTTAAAACTTGATATCTGATTAAAAAAGCCTACAACAAATTTATTATTTGTTGTAGGCTTTTTTTAAACTTAAAGTGACTTTTTAGCTTCATCGGCCAACGATGTGAATGCAGCTGCATCGTTAACAGCAAGATCAGCAAGCATCTTACGGTTAATATCAATACCAGCTTCCTTCAAACCATGCATTAACTTGCTGTAGCTTAAACCATTCATACGTGCTGCAGCGTTAATACGAGCAATCCATAACTTACGAAATTCACCCTTACGGTTACGACGATCACGGAATGCGTATAATCCTGACTTCATTACTTGGTCTTTAGCAACCTTAAATTGAATGTGCTTAGCACCGCGATAACCCTTAGCAAGCTTTAAAATACGTTTACGACGGCGATGTGTAACTGTTCCACCTTTTACTCGTGGCATAATAATTCCTCCTGTAACTGACGACTCAGTTTATCTTTTTCAATTAATTATTTACTGATTGTAGAAAGCATTTTGCTGTAACGTTTGATGTTAGTAACATCCATCATGCTTGTACCACGTAATTGGCGACGTTGTTTCTTTGTCTTACCGTGAAAGCGGTGACTTGTATAAGCATTACCACTCTTAAGTCCGCCGTTACCCGTTTTTTTAAAACGCTTAGCAGCAGCACGGTTTGTTTTCATCTTAGGCATAATAATAATCCTCCAATTTTATTTTTCTACTATTGGTGCTAATACAAGAAACATACTGCGTCCGTCCATCTTAGGTCTCGCTTCAACGGTCGAAACATCAGCAGCTTCTTTAGCCATTCTTTCCAAAACCCGACGTCCAATTTCTTTATGCGTAATTGCACGACCCTTGAATCGAATAGATACACGAACCTTATCACCTTTGGAAAGAAACTTTTTAGCATTCTTTAGTTTCGTGTTAAAATCATTTATATCAATTGTAGGACTAAGGCGGATTTCCTTAATACTAACAATCTTTTGACGTTTACGAGCTTCACGTTGCTTCTTTTGTTGCTCAAAACGGTACTTTCCATAATCCATGACCTTGGCCACAGGCGGCTTCGCCTTTGGTGAAACAAGTACTAAATCTAAGTTTGCGGATTCTGCTAAACTTAAGGCATCTGCCTTACTTTTAACACCTAGTTGATCTCCGTCAACCCCAATCAAACGAACCTCACGTGCGCGAATTCCGTCATTAACCATCATATCATTTGCTATGGTCCTTCACCTCCAAAAAAATCATCAGAGACAGCAGAAAAGCGGAATGGCACAATGCCACCCCGCTTCACGACTATACAATATAGTCTTCAACGTTTTTAGCCCGGCAACTTAATGTCACAAGGCGAGAAGCGGTGGCTTCTGCTTAATCCCAACTATAATAGTATACCAAATCATTAATATGTCGTCAAACTAATTAACTTTTCGACTATAATTATTAATTTCATTTTGAATATCTTGTATGAACTTATCACTCGAAACACTAGTCGAGTTTTCTTCACCATACTTACGAACACTTACTAAGTCACTCTCAAGCTCGCTGTCTCCAACAACCAAAATATATGGAATTTTTTGCGTTTGAGCTTCTCGAATCTTATATCCCATCTTTTCGTTACGATGATCAACAGAAACACGAACGTTGTTACCAGCAAGCTTCTTTTGCAACTGATCAGCATATTCGCCATGCAACTCATCATTAACCGGAATAATAGTTACTTGCTTAGGTGCAAGCCAAGTTGGGAAAGCCCCTTTATAAATTTCAGTTAAGTAAGCCGTAAACCTTTCCATCGTGGAAACCAATCCACGATGAATCATAACTGGGCGATGTTCTTCTCCATCAGCACCAACATAGTGTAAATCAAATTGTTTTGGAAGCATGAAGTCTAATTGAATCGTCGAAAGTGTTTCTTCATTCCCCATAGCCGTTTTAGTTTGAACATCTAACTTAGGACCATAGAATGCTGCTTCACCTTCTGCCTCGACATAATCCAATCCAAGGTCATCCATAGCGCCTTTTAACATGGACTGCGAATGATTCCATATTTCGTCATCATCAAAATATTTTTCAGTGTTCTCGGGATCACGATAACTTAAACGGAATGAATAGTCTTTAATATCAAAGTCAGCATAAACATCAACCATCAATCGTAAAATATCTTTAAATTCATCCTGAATTTGATCGGGTGTAACGAAAGTATGACCATCATTCAATGTCATTTCGCGAACTCGTTGTAGTCCAGAAAGTGCTCCTGATTTCTCATAACGATGCATCATTCCTAATTCAGCAATTCGGATAGGTAGCTCACGATATGATCGAATATGATGCTTGTACACCTGAATATGTGAAGGACAGTTCATAGGACGAAGTTCCAGCAATTCACCATCACCCATATCCATTGGAGGAAACATATCTTCACGATAATGTTGCCAATGTCCAGACGTTTTATACGCATCTAAATTCATTAGCACCGGTGTATAGACATGACTATATCCGTTTTGCACTTCTTTATCTACAATGTATCTTTCAATTGTACGCCGGATTGTTGCACCATTTGGCATCCAATATGGTAATCCAGCTCCAACTTTTGGATCCACGAAGAATAAATCAAGGTTATTTCCAATAACACGATGATCGCGCTCACGAGCTTCTTTTTGACGTTCAAGTTCCACTTCAAGATCTTTTTGTTTTAGAAATGCTGTTCCATATATACGTTGAAGCATAGGATTGCTTGATTTACCTTGCCAATATGCACCAGCTACTGATAAAAGCCTGAGAGCCTTCACGTCACCAGAATTTGGTAGCACAACAGCATCGCTAATAATCACGTTATCATTAACTTGATATACTTGTACACTACCATCTTTGGCATGTTCCTTTATAATCTGTGCTTGATATGGATCGCCGTCCACAATCTCAAGTGCTTCTTTTTCGCTAATTTGATCAGGCTTTAAATTAATTTTAGACTTAACCAAGTCTTTCATTGTGTCTTCAATTGCTGGTAGTTCATCAACACTGATTTGTTGATCATTTTTATCCGTATCAACATAGAATCCATGTTCAATATCACCAATCGTTCCAAAATGGACATTAGGATAAATTGTCTTAATGGCACTGTTTAATAACACAGCTGCGGTATTCCAAACAATAACATTTCCCTCATCTGAATTCTTAACCACAATTTCAATTGCTGCATCAGCCTTAATTGCAGTGTTAACCGATACTAAACTTCCATTTAACTTACCTGCAACGGCGTTCTTGGATAAACTATTGCTAATTGACTTAGCAACATCAAGCACACTTATACCTTGTTCGACTTCCCTTATACTTCCATCTGGAAAACTTAATTTGATACTCATATTTTCTCCTTCCAATAAAAAAGTCCCTAGCACTGTGTAATAACAGTACTAGGGACGCCAATTAACAATTTACGCGGTTCCACCCTCGTTACGATCACGCAAATGATCGTCACTTTATTATCCAATAACGATGGAAACCGGGACAGATTTTACCTGCCCTCACCCGAGTGGGAAACCTTTTTGTATATCATTTTCAGTCACGATGATATTCCCTGCAAAATTAAAAAGGTTACGTGTTCGGATTTAATTTAACTATATAACAACAATCATACTAAAAATTTAATACTTGTCAATCATTTCTGAAATTTTTTCCAACCATCTCAACCGGCACCATTAAAAAACGAATCCGCTCCATTAATCGCTTTGCTTTTAGTGGTTCATGCTCATTTCTTTGATTAACCGACAAATATTCGGTCTCGAGCTGGTCCATAGACATATTAGAGGTTATAAAAGTTGCAAGTTCTTCTTGCATTCTATACTCTAAAATGACCCCCAAAATATCATCACGAATCCAGCTATTACTGTTATCGGCCCCTAGGTCATCCAAAATTAAAATTGGAGCCGCCTTTAAAGCATTCAACTTTTCAGAAACAGAATTACTGCCAATAGAAGCTTTCATTTCCTCCGTAAAACTTGGAAAGTGCACCATTGTGGTTGCATACCCATTATTAGCAAGCTCATTAGCAAGGGCACCCATTAAGTATGTTTTTCCAACTCCAAAACTACCACTTAAATATAACCCCTTGTGAAAAATTCGAGGCTTGTCGGTGTAATCAATGAAGAATTGCATTGCTTTTTCAAATGCATCATTCCGACTTTCATCCCGGTAATACTGGTCAAAACTAGCATTCCGAATATTCTTAGCAATACTTATGGAATGTACAAGCTTACTTCGTTCCATAGCTTTTTGCTCCGCAATTTGGCGATCAGTTGGAACATACTCAATATCGATCAAGTGATTGCTCAAAACTAGGATAGGGCGGTAACCAGCATGAATATTCTTTCCATCCTGCTCACTTCGATCTCTCTCAGAAACATATTCATAGAGCTTAGCGGCGCTTCTTTCAATTGCATCTGAAGTCAAATCTTCGTGATGCTCTTCACAAAAATTAACTATGTCAGGATCTGAATAGACTTTTTTCATCATTTGTTGAAATTTTTGGTTCCATTGTCTCCGGTTCATTAAAATATTCAGCGTTTCCCTAACATTCTCCATCATTACACCTCCCTATTCCGATTTCTCAAAGCTTTTAACTGTTCCTCAACAGAAGAATTACTTACTTTTTTACTACCTTTTTTACCAGTATTAGCTTGTATGGATGACTTTTTTGCCCACTCTGGCAAAGTCTCTTTGGCGACGACTCTTCTACTACGGTGACTAGCTGATGCAGGAGTATTTTGTTTTTGCTTTCGCTCTTTAATCTGCTTAATAGCTTCCTCTGGATTCTTGATTCTTTTCTTACTCCAGTCACTAGCAATTGCATCAAAGAAATTTTTATTAACATTTGTATTATCCTGATCAACAATAACATAATAAATCAATATATTGATCACGCTTAATGGCAGTACCTTGCGATTTACCATTTGTTCAACCGTATAACGTTCAGACGAAGTTACAACTCCACCAACTTGGATCTTAAGGTCGCTTAAAAATTCAATAGGCGCTAGCTCACGTGCAATCTTTGCCAACCGCTTTTCGCTTTTTACCAAATCTTTGTCAGAGCTCACTTTATCTTCTTTTTCTTCCACCACTTGATTGTCGCTAAACTTCTCACGTTGATACTGAAAAACAGCAGATTTTAACTTGGCAAGATCAATTTCATTCGTTCTAAAATCAGTTGATTGGTTTATTAATTTTGCCATCTCTGTTTCACTTATGTTATACAAAGTCTGTTCAACCATGATTAAATCATAATTATCTTTTAAGCTTTTGGGGTCCACATAGCTTGTTTCTAGCAAACTGCTCAGCAGATTAAAATCAAAATTCTTATTTAAAACTGGATCATTATTTTTTTTCTCTGAACCAATTGCTCTTCCAGCCTGTTTTACCAGACTAGAACTATCCACCAAATTTTGTTCAACCTGGTATATATCCGCCAAGGTGCTAGAGATTTTCTGAAATCCATTAAAGTCATGTTTAGTTCGCTTAAAATAATTTACTAGTTTTTTAAATTCTTCTTCACCAGTATTTTGAAGTAGTAATGTTGTTAGAAAGTTGTCTTTAAAAAAAGTCGCTGGTTGAGCTGGCAGCAATAGTCGATAAATCAGACTACTGTGTCCATCCGCCGGTTTACGAAAAGTCTCCATTAATCCAAGAGCTTCCACATACTTACGACCATTATCTAATTCATTAATGTTAAGCCTCAAGTTTGAACACAAAAAGCTATTCAAATGTCGCTGCAATTGAAACTTATCGATTTCTGACACTTTCCAAAGTTCAATAATGAGGCTATACGCTTCTGATGGCATTAGTGGTCGATATAAAACATCTAAAGTTTCACGCTCAACACTATTTAATTGACGGTCATTATCAATGATAAAACTATCATTTGGTGCTATCACATACTTTTCAGCCACTCTAGTGCTCCTTGTTTTTTCGTTCCTTTTTTATCATTTCTTGTAACTCATTCATAAATACATTCATATCTTTAAATTGTCGATAAACACTTGCAAATCGAATATAGGCAATTTCATCAATGTCTGGTAGCAAATTCATAACATACTCACCAATTGCTTGACTTGAAACTTCACTTTCTCCAAGTGCTCTGACCTTATTCTCAACTTTATCCACAATATCTGTCATTTCATCCATCTTTACTGGACGTTTTTCTGCTGCCCTAATAAGACCGCGTAAAATTTTATCTCGATCAAATTCCTCACGGTTCCCATTCTTCTTAATCACTAACAATGGAGTAGCTTCGACACGTTCAAACGTTGTAAAACGAAATCCGCAGTTTTCACATTCACGGCGTCTGCGAATTACCCTTCCTTCGTCGGTAGGTCTACTATCCACTACCCTGGAGCTATTATTATTACAGTGCGGACATCTCAATCAATTCACCTCATAAATTATCTTACTAATAAGTTGTTTTCAAGCCATTTTAACACTTGTAATTCTGTATCGGCAATTGTTCCACTATTATCAATGACAATATCAGCAAGCTTTTTTTTGTCATTCAAGCTCATTTGTGCATTGATTCGTTCTTCTGCTTCTACATTTGAAAGGGAATCGCGTTGCTTCAATCTCGATATTTCAGTTACGCGATCTACTGCAACTACCATCAAAAAATCTACATCATTTTGATACCCTTGTTCTAAAAGGATTGGTGCGTCAAGTACTACTACCCTGTTATTCCTTTTAAAATGCTTCAATTGCTTTAATATCATCCGTCTAATTTTAGGTTGCACAATTTCATTTAAAACGTTCAAAGCATTTTCATTTTTAAAAACAATGCTTCCTAATTTTTTCCGATCAACGTGTTTCCCCGTAATAATTTCAGCGCCAAATTGTTTAATCAATGCTTTCTGTACACTTTTTTTTTGCAAAATCTCATGTGCAATTTTATCAGCATCAACGATCGGAAATCCAATTTTTTTAAAATAATCACTCACTGTAGATTTCCCAGTAGCAATTCCACCAGTTAATCCTATAACCTTAGTCATTTGGCAACCTCAGCTTTTGACAATGAGGACAAAAATGAGTCCCTCTTTGAGCAACTTTTATTTTCTCAATCAAGGTTCCACAACGTGGACAAGGTTTCCCTTGCCGGTGATATACATTTAGCTGATTCTGAAAACTTCCTGCGTGCCCCGCTGCATTAAGGTATGAAAAAACTGTCGTGCCATGTGCATTAATTGCACGTTCAAGTTCAGAAAAAATATTAAGGCGTAACGCCTTTATTTCTTCGTCTGTTAACGTATTAGATGGCTGTAACGGGTGTACCTTGGTTAGCCACAAAACCTCATCAACATAAATATTTCCTAACCCTGCCACGTTTGACTGATTGAGAAGAAAACTTTTCATCCCCACTTTTTTACTTCGTAACCTCTGCGATAAATACTCAAATGTCAATGTCTCGGGGGTTGGTTCCGGCCCAATTGTTGCTAATCCTCCTACTGTCAACTCTTTACCGCTTGGAACCAGGTTCATTCTTCCAAACTTACGTGTATCATTATATCTTAGATCGCTTCCATCGGTGAGTTCAAAGATAACATGATCATGCTTGCTAAGCGGCTCTGTATGAGGTAAAACAGCGTACTTTCCTTCCATCCTCAAATGAGAAACCATTGAAAGGTTTTCACTGAATCTAAATATTAAGTATTTCCCGCGTCTTTCAATATCCAGGATTTTCTTTCCCTTTAGTGCAGACTTAAATTCATCAGGATTTGGCGAAACCATTTTGTCATATCGCACATTCACCTGTTTGATCGTTTTACCCTTAACTAAAGCTTCTAGCCCACGTCTAACTGTTTCAACCTCCGGCAATTCAGGCATTATCTTCACTCCCTATTTGGCTTCATACCAATTATTTCCCCACGATGTTTCAACTTTAAGCGGAACCTTTAATTTCATTGCTGAATCCATCACACTAGGTACAAGTTTCTTAATTTCATTCATTTCTTCATCAGGCACCTCGAAAATCAATTCATCATGAACTTGTAGCAACATCTTTGTTTTTAAGTTTCTACTTTCAAGTTCTTGTTGCATTTTTATCATCGCAATCTTGATTATATCCGCTGCACTACCCTGAATTGGTGTATTCATTGCAGTTCTCTCCGCAAAAGACCTTTGACTAAAATTACTAGAGTTTATATCCGGTAAATATCTTCTACGGTGTGAAATTGTCTCTACATACCCTTGTTCCTTGGCAACTTTAACAATATTATCCACATAATTTTTTACCCCAGGAAATTCCTGGAAATAAGTTTCAATAAATTTTTTAGCATCGGATCGTGAAATTCCAATATTCTGAGAAAGACCATAATCACTAATACCATAGACAATCCCAAAATTTACAGCTTTGGCTTGCCTTCTAATATTAGGTGTAACTTCGGAAGCATCTTTCAAACCAAAAATTCTAACGGCAGTACTTGCATGAATGTCTTGATTCTCAATAAAGGCTTCCTGCATGTTCTTATCACCGGTTAGGTGTGCCAGCACACGCAACTCAATTTGAGAATAATCGGATGATAAAATGTGCCATCCTTCCTTTGAGGGTACGAAAGCTTGTCGAATCTTCTTTCCTTCATCAATTCGAACGGGAATATTCTGTAAATTAGGTTCAATTGATGATAATCGCCCCGTTTGGGTTAAAGTTTGAATGTATGTTGTGTGAATTTTTTGATCTTTCGAATGTACAACTTTTAAAAGGCCTTCAACATAGGTAGATTGGATCTTTGAAATAGTTCGATAGTTTAAAATATCATCAACAATATCAGATTCCCCACGTAGTTTTTCAAGAACATCAACCGCTGTTGAGTATCCTGTCTTGGTTTTCTTGATAATTGGCAAACGCATTTTTTCGAATAAAATCCGTCCTAATTGTTTAGGAGAGTTTATATTGAACTCTTCACCCGCCAAACGGTAAATTTCACCTTCTATTTCACTTAATCGTTCAGCAAATTCACTTTGCATTTGGATTAACCGATTGGAATCTACTCTAATTCCGCTGATTTCCATTTTTGCCAAAACTATTGCAAGGGGCAATTCGATTTCCCAATAAAGTTTATCCTGCTCATTTTGCTTCAACTCGCCATCCAAGGCTTTTCCTAAAACCTCTATTGCTTTACCCTTATTCGCCAGATGCTGAAAAAAGGTTTGATCATCATCTGGAATAGACAACTTTGCACCAGTGCCGTACACGTCAGCATCGGATTCCACATTATAATAAGCATGTTGTTGAGCTAATAAACCTAAATCATTAGAATTCTCATTAGTATCAAGTAAATATGATTGTAATAAAACGTCGTAATTAAAACATTGAGCATTAATTTCTAGTCTATTCAAGCCCACATAGGTTCGCTTGCTATCAAAAACATTTAATTTTACGTCAATATTTTCAATCAAATCTTTAATGGTTGGAAGTTTGAGTAACTCGACATTCCGGGAAACAAACCACTTTTCATCGTTGCCTATTACAAAACCCGCAAAACTTGATAAATGATAATTTTTTTCAGGCATTTCTAAATACAAAGATACTTCATTACCTAAGCTCTCCATTGCCTTATCTAAATTCGCTTTTGTTAACTCTTGAAATTGTGTTTGCTCTACTTCTTTCAGCCCACCAGATTTTTGAAATTTTTTTAAATAGGATTTAAATCCCATTTTTTGATAAAAATCAATTAGGTATTCTTCGTTAATTCCTTTATATTCAAGTTGATCCAATCCAATTTTTAGAGGGGAATCACGATCAATTGTTGCCAATTTTTTTGATAAAAATGCATTATCTTCATCTTCGATAAGGTGCTCTTTCATCTTGCTTTGCTTTAGATCATCAATGTGGTCGTATAAATTTTCAACACTTCCAAACTGGTCAATCAGCTTTAAGGCGGTCTTTTCACCAACTTTAGTTACGCCAGGATAATTATCTGAGCTGTCTCCCATTAACCCCTTTAAATCAATCACTTGCGTAGGTGTCACACCTAACTTTTCTTTCAAATGCTCTGGAGTATAATCTTCAACCTCGGTAACGCCCTTAACGGTAACAGCCACTGTGGTCTTATCACTGACTAACTGAGTTAAATCACGGTCACCCGTCACTATTGTGACACGATATCCAAGCTTTTCTGCTTCTAAGGACAAAGTTCCAATAATATCATCAGCTTCATAATCAGCCAATTCGTACGACTTTATTCCGTATCCTGTTAGCAAATCACGTAAATATGGCATTTGCTCTGTTAATTCCG is a window of Pediococcus claussenii ATCC BAA-344 DNA encoding:
- the thrS gene encoding threonine--tRNA ligase, which gives rise to MSIKLSFPDGSIREVEQGISVLDVAKSISNSLSKNAVAGKLNGSLVSVNTAIKADAAIEIVVKNSDEGNVIVWNTAAVLLNSAIKTIYPNVHFGTIGDIEHGFYVDTDKNDQQISVDELPAIEDTMKDLVKSKINLKPDQISEKEALEIVDGDPYQAQIIKEHAKDGSVQVYQVNDNVIISDAVVLPNSGDVKALRLLSVAGAYWQGKSSNPMLQRIYGTAFLKQKDLEVELERQKEARERDHRVIGNNLDLFFVDPKVGAGLPYWMPNGATIRRTIERYIVDKEVQNGYSHVYTPVLMNLDAYKTSGHWQHYREDMFPPMDMGDGELLELRPMNCPSHIQVYKHHIRSYRELPIRIAELGMMHRYEKSGALSGLQRVREMTLNDGHTFVTPDQIQDEFKDILRLMVDVYADFDIKDYSFRLSYRDPENTEKYFDDDEIWNHSQSMLKGAMDDLGLDYVEAEGEAAFYGPKLDVQTKTAMGNEETLSTIQLDFMLPKQFDLHYVGADGEEHRPVMIHRGLVSTMERFTAYLTEIYKGAFPTWLAPKQVTIIPVNDELHGEYADQLQKKLAGNNVRVSVDHRNEKMGYKIREAQTQKIPYILVVGDSELESDLVSVRKYGEENSTSVSSDKFIQDIQNEINNYSRKVN
- the infC gene encoding translation initiation factor IF-3 gives rise to the protein MVNDGIRAREVRLIGVDGDQLGVKSKADALSLAESANLDLVLVSPKAKPPVAKVMDYGKYRFEQQKKQREARKRQKIVSIKEIRLSPTIDINDFNTKLKNAKKFLSKGDKVRVSIRFKGRAITHKEIGRRVLERMAKEAADVSTVEARPKMDGRSMFLVLAPIVEK
- the rplT gene encoding 50S ribosomal protein L20, giving the protein MPRVKGGTVTHRRRKRILKLAKGYRGAKHIQFKVAKDQVMKSGLYAFRDRRNRKGEFRKLWIARINAAARMNGLSYSKLMHGLKEAGIDINRKMLADLAVNDAAAFTSLADEAKKSL
- the dnaI gene encoding primosomal protein DnaI — protein: MENVRETLNILMNRRQWNQKFQQMMKKVYSDPDIVNFCEEHHEDLTSDAIERSAAKLYEYVSERDRSEQDGKNIHAGYRPILVLSNHLIDIEYVPTDRQIAEQKAMERSKLVHSISIAKNIRNASFDQYYRDESRNDAFEKAMQFFIDYTDKPRIFHKGLYLSGSFGVGKTYLMGALANELANNGYATTMVHFPSFTEEMKASIGSNSVSEKLNALKAAPILILDDLGADNSNSWIRDDILGVILEYRMQEELATFITSNMSMDQLETEYLSVNQRNEHEPLKAKRLMERIRFLMVPVEMVGKNFRND
- a CDS encoding NADP-dependent oxidoreductase; protein product: MKAIGIEKFGTLNNLKILEIPEPTPTKGRLIVAVQAFSLNPYDLKIIDGSQLAVRPLSLPLIPGSDVAGIVIDKDSSVTDFNIGDRVVGRSNLGGYAEIASVPHLRAAKIPDNVSFETAASIPNAGVTAFDIVNGALSKAKFNSVLINGVSGAVGIIAAQLLRENGKLVSGVLHSTNKHLQSDLNLSETAFYDIPQSLDKLGKFDLIINTAPDTNKINYLNTHLSLNGTILSTTGISQLSSATELIDFDDTKYKMNRQALESLLSMISNNRLKIPIANQSSFNVLSVINDLKQLEVAHKPGKFIVTI
- a CDS encoding YqeG family HAD IIIA-type phosphatase → MSIFKPTWMVERIYDLSADDLKNNGVEAVLTDLDNTLIAWNNPDGTQELLDWFDMMRTAGIKVIVVSNNNHHRVQLAVEKFGLPFESRALKPLTFGINKAIKHYQLDRKGVIMVGDQLITDMVSANMAEVRGVLVKPLVGSDAWNTRINRFLEQFIKIILKRKYPELKWNRGLKNNGSN
- the rpmI gene encoding 50S ribosomal protein L35; translated protein: MPKMKTNRAAAKRFKKTGNGGLKSGNAYTSHRFHGKTKKQRRQLRGTSMMDVTNIKRYSKMLSTISK
- a CDS encoding pyridoxamine 5'-phosphate oxidase family protein, coding for MAKLTTDMKDLIDQAFAFIATVDENGNPQVGPKGTMRVLDDTHLIYNEETGRQAWHNLNDNHKIAVAFHPFPGLKGIRVEGKATIYKDGKIFDDSAAYAADKQLPAPLAAVVITVDRIVRLDAGPHAGEEIENSPIVE